The Engystomops pustulosus chromosome 1, aEngPut4.maternal, whole genome shotgun sequence genome has a window encoding:
- the MCUB gene encoding calcium uniporter regulatory subunit MCUb, mitochondrial produces the protein MPALRELWRRLPLAAAYQARNVRHRFQLCPGVFYSTQPPSSDVTVQYNHGLPVVTLTLPSRNERCQFTIKPLTTTVGQFLKDIQKEDQGIDRLAAISTDGTKFSTSTLMNVLLKNDFQLLINKSTHHVKPPPIENMQAECSDHLDPIKCMVQDLHKVFYHEEYLLQKEQQFLRKLENLKEELQPLEELKSNIMALAEARTTRLKWVGLALLSTQGGALAWLTWWVYSWDIMEPVTYFITYGSAISFYAYFLLTKLDYVYPEVTDRQFLHIFYKKAKVKKFDIEKYNRLKNEFAETEESLRRLRSPLQLKLPIEELRERE, from the exons GCCAGGAATGTAAGACACAGGTTTCAGTTGTGCCCTGGAGTTTTTTACAGCACACAaccgccctctagtg ATGTCACCGTTCAGTACAATCATGGGCTCCCTGTTGTAACTCTCACACTACCATCTCGAAATGAACGTTGTCAGTTCACCATCAAGCCATTGACCACAACAGTGGGACAGTTCCTAAAGGACATCCAAAAGGAGGACCAAGGAATTGACAGACTAGCTGCCATATCTACCG ATGGAACAAAGTTTTCAACTTCAACACTGATGAATGTCTTACTGAAGAATGACTTTCAGCTGCTTATAAACAAATCCACACATCATGTCAAACCACCTCCCATAG AAAATATGCAGGCTGAATGTTCTGATCATCTGGACCCAATTAAATGCATGGTTCAAGACTTGCACAAAGTTTTCTATCATGAGGAATACCTGCTGCAGAAAGAGCAGCAGTTCCTTCGAAAGTTGGAGAACCTAAAGGAAGAGCTACAGCCCTTAGAGGAG CTGAAGAGCAATATAATGGCCCTTGCAGAGGCCAGAACTACACGCCTCAAATGGGTTGGTCTAGCCTTGCTATCTACTCAGGGTGGGGCTCTGGCCTGGTTGACATGGTGGGTCTATTCTTGGGATATCATGGAACCCGTGACATACTTCATTACATATGGAAGTGCCATCTCTTTCTATGCCTACTTCCTTCTAACCAAACTG GACTATGTTTATCCTGAAGTCACTGACCGTCAGTTCCTTCATATCTTCTACAAGAAAGCTAAAGTGAAGAAATTTGATATTGAGAAGTACAACAGATTGAAAAATGAATTTGCAGAG ACCGAGGAAAGCCTAAGGCGGCTGAGAAGTCCTCTACAGCTGAAATTACCCATTGAAGAACTACGTGAGAGAGagtag